In Candidatus Chlorohelix allophototropha, one DNA window encodes the following:
- a CDS encoding alpha/beta fold hydrolase — MCWDEIEINNFRREGVNIRYRFFKGDDSADPLVFVHGWAGSQDDWMSLFEDNCQRGITCLAYDAPGFGISQFDSKAESQRADFSIERYMGDLLALLDHLKLQRIRLVGHSWGGVVAMRFAARYPDRVSGLVVIGGAYYDPHNWIHLIFKWISWVMVWLIIAVKPLLRRYKRARKFAVRRYTYRPLAEHEAEVVMNDVICSDNRTLEKTLWSGYTVKFKEVCPAITSPTLYVSGKYDQVAPPMFVKPFVDMTPGSHYAELAKCGHFPMQEVPELLIETLNSFWEKTS; from the coding sequence TTGTGCTGGGACGAAATAGAAATTAATAATTTCCGACGAGAAGGCGTAAACATACGCTATCGCTTCTTTAAGGGGGACGACTCTGCCGACCCCCTTGTTTTTGTGCATGGCTGGGCTGGTAGCCAAGATGATTGGATGTCCCTTTTTGAAGACAATTGTCAGCGAGGCATAACCTGCCTTGCCTATGATGCGCCCGGTTTCGGGATTTCACAATTCGATAGCAAAGCAGAATCACAACGCGCCGATTTTAGCATTGAACGCTACATGGGAGATTTACTGGCGCTGCTAGATCATTTAAAGTTGCAACGGATACGGCTAGTAGGACATAGCTGGGGTGGAGTGGTAGCAATGCGTTTTGCAGCACGCTATCCCGATCGAGTCAGCGGGCTGGTAGTGATCGGTGGAGCATACTACGACCCTCACAACTGGATTCACCTGATCTTCAAGTGGATTAGCTGGGTAATGGTTTGGCTGATTATAGCGGTAAAACCCCTTTTGCGCCGATACAAACGTGCCAGAAAATTTGCAGTACGTCGTTACACTTATCGCCCTTTAGCCGAACACGAAGCTGAAGTGGTGATGAACGATGTAATATGTAGCGATAACCGAACGCTTGAGAAAACTCTTTGGAGCGGTTACACCGTGAAATTCAAAGAAGTCTGTCCGGCAATCACTTCCCCTACCCTATATGTGTCAGGGAAATACGATCAGGTAGCGCCTCCAATGTTTGTAAAACCCTTCGTGGATATGACTCCCGGCTCACACTACGCGGAACTGGCAAAATGTGGGCATTTCCCCATGCAGGAAGTTCCCGAACTCCTCATTGAAACTCTCAATAGTTTCTGGGAAAAAACAAGTTAG
- a CDS encoding gas vesicle protein, translating to MAVQSGIQTTNLADILERVLDKGIVIAGDITIALAQVELVSIKIRLVIASVDKAMEMGINWWQQDPFLSANAITPKQLSEKEEVVPAE from the coding sequence ATGGCAGTTCAAAGTGGCATTCAAACAACTAACTTGGCAGATATTCTCGAAAGAGTACTTGATAAAGGAATCGTAATAGCGGGTGATATCACAATTGCTTTGGCTCAAGTCGAATTGGTTAGCATAAAAATTCGCTTGGTGATAGCCTCTGTAGATAAAGCAATGGAAATGGGCATTAATTGGTGGCAACAAGATCCTTTCCTTAGTGCAAATGCAATTACACCTAAACAATTGTCCGAAAAAGAAGAAGTGGTGCCGGCGGAATAA
- a CDS encoding MBL fold metallo-hydrolase, translating to MSDSGTSAIQEVAANLYKIKLSMPFEPYHINVYLLKGTNRLALVDTGLPMAWEDLQQGFKALNIPFEQLTDIFLTHYHIDHIGALSSLREAAPGAKIFFHQLDHDFMRYRTAKPQESNEAMYKWLLRNGAADLGGDPAGFPIQMVELKPGDTLVEGGEKVSLRNETDGWEVVWTPGHTNGHFVLYNREQRLLLSGDHLLTTISSNIGQYPGSRPDPLGDFMSSLDKLAALEVDEILPAHGHPFGNHRHRIENLKLHHRHRMNKIIAGLEHGPLTAKGVAHTIWGDRLKGFNRYLGLMEVLSHLERLKLEGQILAEEHEGVVYYRQN from the coding sequence ATGTCTGACTCTGGTACATCTGCTATTCAAGAAGTTGCGGCTAATCTCTACAAAATAAAACTTTCCATGCCGTTTGAACCTTACCATATCAATGTTTATCTGCTAAAAGGCACAAACCGCCTCGCGTTGGTGGATACAGGTTTGCCAATGGCGTGGGAAGATTTGCAGCAAGGCTTTAAGGCGCTGAATATTCCTTTTGAACAGTTAACCGATATTTTTCTGACTCACTACCATATCGACCATATCGGTGCGCTTTCTTCGCTGCGTGAAGCTGCACCGGGCGCAAAAATCTTTTTCCATCAGCTTGACCATGACTTCATGCGCTACCGTACCGCGAAGCCTCAAGAGTCAAATGAGGCGATGTATAAATGGTTATTGCGAAATGGCGCGGCTGATCTAGGTGGTGATCCTGCCGGTTTTCCCATTCAGATGGTAGAGTTAAAGCCCGGTGATACTTTGGTGGAAGGTGGGGAGAAAGTCAGCTTACGGAATGAGACTGATGGCTGGGAAGTAGTTTGGACACCCGGACATACTAACGGTCATTTCGTGTTGTACAACCGCGAACAGCGGTTACTTTTATCAGGTGATCATCTTTTGACTACCATCAGCAGTAATATCGGGCAATATCCCGGTTCTCGCCCCGACCCACTGGGTGATTTTATGAGTTCGCTGGATAAACTTGCTGCTCTGGAGGTCGATGAGATTTTACCCGCACATGGGCATCCCTTTGGAAATCATCGTCACCGTATCGAAAATCTGAAGCTACATCATCGCCATCGTATGAATAAGATCATAGCGGGGTTAGAGCATGGTCCACTCACTGCTAAAGGGGTAGCACATACCATCTGGGGCGATCGTCTGAAGGGCTTCAACCGTTATCTGGGCTTGATGGAGGTTCTTTCCCATCTTGAGCGTTTGAAACTAGAAGGTCAAATTTTAGCCGAAGAGCATGAGGGCGTAGTATATTACCGCCAAAATTGA
- a CDS encoding CDC48 family AAA ATPase translates to MNETSDQVDTLSLRVAEAASRDTGRTIARVDPDEMKKLDLAIGDVIEVRGTRTTAAKVLPAFAADRGKNLILIDGLVRANCGATLDGRVTIRKTSATPAKTLILTPLPDSSSPDANNQNVQGQLYMKHTLEGIVVKSGDLLRVNFLGSRFQEFVVQETVPKSGALVIGPATALKFSTTRDETRTRPLRRSGSGVTYEDIGGLSKQLSHIREMIELPLKYPEVFDRLGIEPPRGVLLYGPPGSGKTLIARAVANETSAHFISVSGPELIQKFYGESEANLRKVFQEATSHAPSIIFLDEIDSLAPRRENVQGEVEKRVVGQLLSLMDGLQGRGHVMVIGATNLPNNLDPALRRPGRFDREIVIGVPDRPGRQEILEIYTRSMPLTSEVNIGRLASLTHGFVGADLAALCREAGLSAVRRVIPDMETAIPYEQFVNLSVSMEDFLSALKEIEPSAIREVYTEVPDVTWDRVGGLEDIKQALREAVEWPLMYPEYFAEADTKPPHGILLSGPPGCGKTLLAQALATESEVNFISIKGPELLSKWVGESEKAVREIFKKARHAAPCIIFFDEIDAVAPVRGARVNDSVADRVVAQLLTEIDGIERAAGLIMIAATNRPEMLDPALLRPGRFDVKLTIGLPDAPSRRKILQVHTARKPLSDSHLVENLVLLTEGLVGAEIEALCNRASLNAVRRAVDLRVIAEKAARENGTEVDNTHIKLLLTAEDFQIALKEILDSKNHSSHNE, encoded by the coding sequence ATGAACGAGACTTCCGACCAAGTTGACACACTAAGTTTGCGCGTAGCCGAAGCAGCCTCAAGAGATACGGGTCGTACTATTGCCAGAGTAGACCCCGATGAGATGAAAAAACTTGACCTAGCTATCGGTGATGTTATTGAAGTACGAGGAACTCGTACCACTGCTGCTAAGGTTTTGCCCGCTTTTGCGGCAGATCGAGGCAAGAATCTGATCTTAATTGATGGGCTGGTTAGAGCTAACTGCGGCGCAACGCTGGATGGTAGGGTTACTATTCGCAAAACCAGCGCTACACCTGCTAAAACCTTGATATTAACTCCCCTGCCTGATTCATCCTCGCCCGATGCAAACAATCAGAATGTGCAAGGGCAGCTTTATATGAAGCATACGCTGGAAGGGATTGTAGTAAAGTCCGGCGATTTGCTGCGGGTTAATTTTCTAGGTAGTCGCTTTCAGGAATTTGTAGTGCAAGAAACGGTTCCAAAAAGCGGCGCACTGGTGATTGGACCTGCCACTGCTCTAAAATTTAGCACAACTCGCGACGAAACACGCACTCGCCCGTTGCGGCGTTCTGGTTCAGGCGTAACCTACGAAGATATTGGCGGCTTGTCAAAACAGCTATCGCATATCCGGGAAATGATTGAGCTTCCCCTCAAATATCCTGAAGTATTCGACCGTTTGGGCATTGAACCACCCAGAGGGGTTTTGCTATATGGGCCTCCCGGTAGCGGCAAAACCTTGATTGCGCGCGCGGTTGCCAACGAAACATCAGCGCACTTTATAAGCGTCAGCGGACCGGAACTGATTCAGAAATTTTATGGGGAAAGCGAAGCCAACCTGCGTAAGGTCTTTCAGGAAGCAACCTCGCATGCTCCCAGTATCATCTTCCTTGATGAAATTGATTCGTTAGCGCCGCGCCGGGAAAATGTGCAGGGTGAGGTAGAAAAGCGCGTAGTCGGACAGTTGCTATCCCTAATGGACGGGCTACAGGGGCGCGGGCATGTGATGGTAATCGGCGCTACCAACCTTCCCAACAACCTCGACCCAGCTTTGCGCCGTCCCGGTCGCTTTGACCGTGAAATTGTCATTGGAGTACCGGACAGACCCGGTCGCCAAGAAATTCTTGAAATATATACTCGCAGTATGCCGCTTACCTCTGAAGTTAACATTGGGCGTTTGGCATCACTCACGCATGGGTTTGTAGGGGCAGACCTTGCTGCTCTTTGCCGAGAAGCGGGGTTGAGTGCGGTACGGCGAGTCATTCCCGACATGGAAACCGCTATACCCTACGAACAGTTCGTCAATCTGAGCGTGTCGATGGAAGATTTTCTCAGTGCCTTAAAGGAAATCGAACCATCTGCTATTCGTGAGGTTTACACTGAAGTTCCAGATGTGACATGGGATAGAGTCGGTGGGTTGGAAGACATAAAGCAGGCGCTACGGGAAGCGGTGGAGTGGCCGCTGATGTACCCGGAATATTTTGCAGAAGCCGATACCAAACCGCCACACGGTATATTGCTATCCGGGCCTCCCGGTTGTGGTAAAACATTACTGGCGCAGGCGTTGGCAACCGAGAGTGAAGTCAATTTCATCTCGATAAAAGGTCCAGAGCTATTAAGCAAATGGGTCGGGGAAAGCGAAAAAGCCGTTCGCGAAATTTTCAAGAAAGCCAGACACGCTGCGCCTTGTATAATCTTTTTTGACGAGATCGATGCAGTTGCACCGGTACGAGGGGCGCGGGTTAATGATAGCGTTGCCGACCGCGTAGTAGCGCAGTTACTCACCGAAATAGATGGTATTGAACGGGCTGCCGGTTTGATTATGATTGCGGCAACCAATCGTCCTGAAATGCTCGACCCTGCTTTGCTACGACCGGGGCGTTTCGATGTCAAGCTAACGATTGGGTTGCCAGATGCGCCTTCCCGCCGCAAAATATTGCAGGTACACACCGCCCGCAAACCGCTGTCCGATTCCCATCTAGTAGAGAATCTGGTATTGCTTACCGAAGGGTTGGTTGGTGCAGAAATTGAAGCTCTATGCAACCGCGCTTCGCTGAACGCAGTACGGCGTGCTGTAGATTTGCGTGTAATTGCCGAAAAAGCGGCTAGGGAAAACGGCACTGAAGTTGACAACACCCATATTAAATTGTTATTAACAGCAGAGGATTTCCAAATTGCGTTAAAAGAAATCCTGGACTCAAAAAATCATTCTTCTCATAACGAATAG
- a CDS encoding GvpL/GvpF family gas vesicle protein: protein MKTSQNPALPSGFGGVAAGDLMALVEVITPDFDLTDIGRLRRYQMAINVWWDNGNNAILPVRAGSVFEGPEAIGKVLLENVADYKSSLVKIGNKLQMSIRFAMQNKKEAEHAFVSGQNRGLDYMKWLSQRQAHEDQQLVLIDAAVKKLSKLAVDYQYYTPTPGATFAEASFLLPQERLADFKDIIGSCEIPVVVTGPFPPYDFV, encoded by the coding sequence ATGAAAACAAGCCAAAACCCGGCGCTTCCAAGTGGTTTCGGGGGTGTTGCAGCAGGTGACCTGATGGCTTTGGTAGAAGTTATTACTCCTGATTTCGACCTGACCGATATTGGGCGATTGCGCCGTTATCAGATGGCTATTAACGTATGGTGGGATAACGGCAATAATGCAATCCTGCCGGTACGAGCCGGTTCGGTTTTTGAAGGACCGGAAGCAATAGGCAAGGTGTTACTTGAAAACGTCGCCGATTACAAAAGCAGTCTTGTAAAAATCGGTAACAAGTTGCAGATGAGCATCAGGTTTGCCATGCAAAACAAGAAGGAGGCGGAACATGCCTTCGTTTCCGGGCAAAATCGTGGGCTGGATTATATGAAATGGCTATCTCAACGGCAGGCGCATGAAGATCAGCAATTAGTGTTGATCGATGCAGCGGTGAAAAAGCTTTCGAAGCTGGCGGTGGATTACCAATATTATACCCCTACACCCGGGGCTACTTTCGCAGAAGCATCTTTCCTTTTACCGCAAGAGAGACTTGCTGATTTTAAGGATATAATTGGAAGTTGTGAAATACCCGTCGTTGTCACCGGGCCTTTCCCGCCTTATGACTTCGTCTGA
- a CDS encoding 2Fe-2S iron-sulfur cluster-binding protein — protein MPKVVINDEEFEGAEGDLLLDIARRNGSHIGFMCNGNGACSTCECRVISGAENLSPLSEAEKAWLTPGRLEMGMRLGCQVGLDNNNPNASVVVLTRVEELRRLFFKFLRGTPEGETVLEGNLISFSIRVTLDHVVMGPTGLLNSVNRLGIFKTLVPWGSDFNVWLNDGLKVFRRMTGRTTSYTDAIDVIEIEEAEEIKKD, from the coding sequence ATGCCTAAAGTCGTAATCAATGATGAAGAGTTCGAAGGCGCAGAAGGTGATCTTCTACTGGATATAGCGCGACGCAACGGGTCGCATATAGGTTTTATGTGCAATGGCAACGGAGCATGCTCAACCTGTGAATGCCGAGTTATCTCCGGAGCAGAGAACCTTTCCCCTCTCAGCGAGGCGGAAAAAGCGTGGTTAACCCCCGGTAGGTTGGAAATGGGTATGCGGTTGGGTTGCCAAGTGGGACTTGATAACAACAATCCGAATGCCAGCGTGGTGGTTTTAACGCGCGTTGAGGAATTGCGCCGTCTTTTCTTCAAATTCTTACGGGGTACACCCGAAGGAGAAACTGTACTGGAAGGTAATTTAATCAGCTTTTCTATTCGGGTTACCCTCGACCATGTTGTGATGGGACCAACAGGGTTGCTTAATTCGGTCAATCGTCTCGGAATCTTCAAAACCCTTGTACCATGGGGAAGCGATTTCAATGTCTGGCTCAATGATGGGCTGAAGGTGTTCAGACGAATGACAGGGCGAACTACAAGCTATACTGATGCAATCGATGTGATAGAAATCGAAGAAGCCGAAGAGATTAAAAAAGATTAG
- a CDS encoding Hsp20/alpha crystallin family protein — protein MSENKNTDKFSSFDPDSNDSETESPRVSRNSRRSSGSSAGGNINMGGFFKGLGEIAERLSEVVEKAEELSRKAKEAEASGNESGGELKSEFNSKGFVVKWGFNNSTLEDNPGAARPFASRPPGFASRPPARPAATPGYTIPAKDKAGQRPNPNNANLTPVATVREPYIEIHDETAEGQIVVIVELPGVAEEKVYFEIHDDILIVQGENTDCLYEKEVMLPAMVKAEPVSQKYQNGLLELRLKRV, from the coding sequence ATGTCAGAAAATAAAAATACCGATAAATTTAGTTCTTTTGATCCAGATTCTAATGATTCTGAAACCGAATCACCGCGCGTCTCTCGCAATTCACGTCGTTCCTCCGGTAGCTCAGCAGGTGGCAATATAAATATGGGTGGCTTTTTCAAGGGGCTTGGTGAAATTGCCGAACGTCTTAGTGAAGTTGTTGAAAAAGCAGAGGAACTATCCAGAAAAGCCAAAGAAGCCGAAGCCAGTGGAAATGAAAGTGGTGGCGAATTAAAATCCGAATTCAATAGCAAGGGCTTTGTGGTAAAGTGGGGCTTCAATAATTCCACGTTGGAAGATAACCCCGGCGCAGCTAGACCTTTCGCCAGTCGCCCGCCTGGTTTTGCCAGCCGTCCGCCTGCTCGTCCTGCTGCTACGCCCGGATATACAATTCCCGCTAAGGATAAAGCAGGGCAGCGCCCAAATCCAAATAATGCCAACCTTACTCCCGTTGCTACCGTCCGAGAGCCGTATATAGAAATACATGACGAGACAGCAGAGGGTCAGATTGTAGTAATTGTGGAATTACCGGGTGTGGCGGAAGAAAAAGTTTACTTTGAAATTCATGATGATATTTTGATAGTGCAAGGTGAAAACACGGATTGCCTCTATGAAAAAGAGGTTATGCTTCCGGCTATGGTAAAAGCTGAACCTGTTAGTCAGAAATATCAAAACGGATTGCTTGAGCTCAGATTAAAGCGAGTCTGA
- a CDS encoding gas vesicle protein K — MNNELLIESLAEELQQTVNDHLKNDKIARIDASPNDVEQGLAKLVLTLIELLRQLLERQAVRRVEGGSLTDAEIERMGDTFIRLEARMKELKEIFGLQDEELNLNLGPLGNLL, encoded by the coding sequence ATGAATAATGAATTGTTGATCGAATCGTTGGCAGAAGAATTGCAACAAACCGTCAACGACCATCTAAAAAACGATAAAATCGCGCGGATAGATGCGTCACCAAATGATGTGGAACAAGGGCTAGCCAAACTGGTACTGACTTTAATTGAACTATTGCGCCAGTTATTGGAACGGCAAGCAGTCAGACGAGTAGAGGGCGGTTCCTTGACCGATGCTGAAATCGAGCGAATGGGTGACACCTTTATCCGGCTCGAAGCACGCATGAAAGAATTGAAAGAAATATTCGGTTTACAGGATGAAGAATTGAACCTGAACCTGGGCCCGCTGGGCAACTTACTTTAG
- the infC gene encoding translation initiation factor IF-3: MPILLTISKKFAERSFTISKNLRVNERIRVPEVRVIDENGEQAGIMRTRDALSMARQRNFDLVEVAPNAQPPVCRLLDYGKYRYEQTKKERDARKTQKVITVKEIRLEPKIAEHDLKVKARLARGFLEDGDKVKITVRFRGRELAHTDIGQGLLEQLIEMLKDISTLDQSPRMEGKSLTMIMARAAKSEKPVRPEGAPRSANEAGTPPTSAAPANVPAQTPPTVLK, encoded by the coding sequence ATGCCAATACTGTTAACTATCAGCAAAAAATTTGCCGAAAGGAGTTTTACTATTAGCAAAAATCTTCGCGTGAACGAACGTATCCGCGTACCTGAAGTTCGCGTTATTGATGAGAATGGAGAGCAAGCCGGCATTATGCGTACCCGTGACGCACTAAGCATGGCACGACAGCGAAATTTCGATCTGGTAGAAGTTGCCCCTAACGCTCAACCTCCTGTATGCCGTCTACTCGATTATGGTAAATATCGATACGAACAGACCAAAAAAGAGCGCGATGCCCGCAAAACCCAGAAAGTTATTACTGTAAAAGAGATCAGGCTTGAGCCTAAAATAGCAGAGCATGACCTTAAAGTGAAAGCTCGTTTGGCGCGTGGCTTCCTTGAAGATGGCGATAAGGTTAAGATTACGGTACGTTTCAGAGGTCGTGAATTAGCGCATACCGATATCGGTCAGGGTTTGCTGGAACAGCTTATTGAAATGTTAAAAGACATTTCTACTCTGGATCAGTCGCCTCGGATGGAAGGAAAATCCCTTACCATGATTATGGCTAGGGCAGCCAAATCGGAGAAGCCCGTTCGCCCAGAAGGTGCGCCGCGCTCGGCTAATGAAGCGGGAACTCCACCCACTTCCGCTGCTCCGGCTAATGTCCCCGCACAGACACCGCCTACCGTTCTTAAATAA
- a CDS encoding ATP-binding protein, protein MSNLIERDAELEIIRRIAGAQGQPRLLLILGESGSGKSALLNEARAAGYFGDSRYFGSSVNNIEALLDEIDRTEYTRITAQAREVEIKVELAQVELTLPDLTASDPFEPRLRAVQAIPPEALHYLIRKLYNSYDMFGLSEDAALFVKTGLEHLLQLNANNLNQLRAFVSSKLKPHLSEEEWMLYLRPAETMAGALGKMLAAKGRNILLDNYHEFDSARLLAQIIGNGELFWALVVETEPTWVSNLPSNVTVERLSLSALSQEGFDAYLEQRKLAKPNSDEVLRLYKLAQGLPLALRLVADLQSKGISLVNLEAAAARTPTNSLEGIFLYFVEESGLITASQKSALFALALLRHFHPDFVEDFASRAEAAGFPITPETLTQLDSEYLWLWDSSANSNSLWKPLHPALKAALQRWLMVEKQRFSRPVQEGVIESARNAIMVRLTAHEHQLVNQSDDNGSLSTRARDSKWGELVLDMAYYRWLLDEAVGWLFALPRALMALAYNPSLAQRFYDLALSISYSFYTEGRELLPCLRVLLAENYTITSPRSVFEEKLKALEVLESLTTTERGRWFKQENLGLRQGGKGSGEAEIRGILRWLQGFVLEQAGQYDRAASLYESVLSTNVTMPELKKVAARSGLYMVLRYRLKGAKESALSALLRTVELDPSLEQAYKILLWQGIIMNRPDVILQAVQGLGKTEGAAPQLDLYSAFALWLQGRLPEALSAARAYKGQEGQQYFNRLIGFAELEANPEGLEQILAELS, encoded by the coding sequence ATGTCAAATCTGATTGAACGTGATGCAGAATTGGAAATTATACGCCGAATTGCTGGTGCGCAAGGGCAGCCTCGCTTGTTGTTAATTCTGGGCGAAAGTGGCAGCGGCAAGAGCGCTTTGTTAAATGAAGCACGCGCCGCCGGTTACTTCGGCGATTCTCGTTATTTTGGCAGTAGTGTCAATAATATTGAGGCTTTGTTGGATGAGATTGATCGCACCGAATATACACGTATAACCGCACAGGCGCGTGAGGTTGAAATTAAAGTGGAATTGGCACAGGTCGAGCTAACCTTGCCCGATCTGACTGCCTCAGACCCATTTGAGCCACGTTTACGGGCGGTTCAGGCTATTCCCCCGGAAGCTCTGCATTATCTAATACGCAAGCTTTACAATTCCTATGATATGTTCGGGCTATCGGAAGATGCGGCGTTGTTTGTCAAAACCGGGCTTGAGCATTTGCTGCAACTGAATGCCAATAATTTGAATCAGTTGCGTGCTTTTGTGAGTAGTAAATTAAAGCCCCACCTTAGCGAGGAAGAATGGATGCTTTATCTACGTCCTGCCGAAACGATGGCGGGGGCGCTTGGTAAAATGCTCGCTGCTAAAGGACGGAATATTCTGTTGGATAATTACCACGAATTCGACTCAGCCCGTTTGTTAGCGCAAATAATCGGCAATGGCGAGCTTTTCTGGGCGTTGGTGGTAGAAACTGAGCCGACATGGGTTTCTAATTTGCCTTCTAATGTTACTGTCGAACGTCTCAGTCTCTCTGCGCTTTCGCAGGAAGGTTTCGATGCCTATCTTGAACAACGCAAATTAGCAAAACCAAACTCTGACGAGGTGTTGCGGCTCTATAAACTGGCTCAAGGGCTACCGCTGGCGCTACGCTTGGTGGCTGATCTTCAGTCTAAAGGCATCTCGTTGGTAAATTTGGAAGCAGCAGCAGCTAGAACTCCTACCAATTCGTTGGAAGGCATTTTCCTTTATTTTGTGGAGGAAAGCGGGCTAATTACTGCATCTCAGAAATCCGCTTTGTTTGCGCTTGCACTCCTGCGCCATTTCCATCCTGATTTTGTCGAGGATTTTGCCTCAAGAGCAGAAGCCGCCGGGTTTCCGATTACCCCTGAGACATTAACGCAATTGGATAGCGAATATCTTTGGCTTTGGGATAGCAGCGCGAACAGTAATAGCCTTTGGAAACCGCTCCATCCTGCACTAAAAGCTGCGTTGCAGAGATGGTTGATGGTGGAAAAGCAAAGGTTCAGTCGTCCGGTTCAGGAAGGCGTGATTGAGTCAGCCCGCAACGCTATAATGGTGCGGCTAACCGCTCACGAACACCAATTGGTAAATCAGTCTGATGATAATGGCAGCCTTTCCACTCGCGCCCGTGACTCTAAATGGGGCGAATTGGTGCTAGATATGGCTTATTATCGTTGGTTGCTGGATGAAGCGGTAGGTTGGCTCTTTGCTCTTCCGCGCGCCCTAATGGCTTTAGCTTATAACCCGTCACTGGCGCAACGTTTCTATGACTTAGCGTTGAGTATTTCCTACTCATTCTATACTGAAGGGCGAGAGTTACTGCCATGTTTGCGCGTACTTCTGGCTGAAAATTACACTATTACTTCGCCCCGTTCTGTTTTTGAGGAAAAACTCAAGGCGCTTGAGGTATTGGAGAGTTTGACTACTACAGAGCGGGGGCGTTGGTTCAAGCAGGAAAATTTGGGGTTGCGGCAGGGTGGCAAGGGTAGCGGAGAGGCAGAAATTCGGGGAATCCTGCGTTGGTTACAGGGTTTTGTACTCGAACAAGCCGGGCAGTATGATCGTGCTGCTTCGCTATATGAGAGTGTGCTATCTACCAACGTAACGATGCCGGAACTGAAAAAGGTCGCGGCGCGCTCCGGGCTTTACATGGTGTTGCGCTATCGCTTGAAAGGGGCGAAGGAATCTGCGCTCAGTGCGCTGCTGCGTACCGTTGAGCTTGATCCAAGCCTCGAACAAGCCTACAAGATATTGTTGTGGCAAGGTATTATCATGAACCGCCCCGATGTTATCTTGCAAGCGGTGCAGGGTCTTGGTAAAACTGAAGGAGCAGCCCCACAGCTTGATTTATACAGCGCCTTTGCGCTTTGGTTACAGGGACGCTTGCCCGAAGCGTTGAGCGCGGCGCGTGCTTACAAAGGTCAGGAGGGTCAGCAATATTTCAATCGCCTGATAGGTTTTGCGGAACTCGAAGCAAATCCAGAAGGGCTTGAACAAATACTTGCCGAACTGTCATAA
- the rocF gene encoding arginase, translating to MKYLSDPRTVAVVGAPLALGQDLAGVEDAPTALRDVGLAQAILELGWQVNDAGDLPFDLPHHRESDIGQVTLGKVKYAHEVGTACHLLSERVARVASEGKFCLTLGGDHSIAMGSISGVVKTRPDVSVVWVDAHGDFNTPESSPSGHLHGMPLAALMGKINPGSMPGFDWLTQLLKPDHVTLIGVRSIDPEERVLLRESGIKVFTMMEVDRYGIGRVMEMALHAINPDGNRPIHLSLDIDALDPYIAPNTGTKARGGLNYREAHYICEALAETGALVSMDLVEINPRLGYLEDRHNLAQGGTTLQEDATVEMGIELVASALGKRIL from the coding sequence ATGAAATATTTGAGCGATCCAAGAACGGTAGCGGTGGTGGGTGCGCCACTGGCGTTGGGACAGGACTTGGCGGGGGTAGAAGATGCCCCTACAGCTTTACGCGATGTGGGGTTAGCACAAGCGATTCTAGAGCTAGGCTGGCAAGTTAACGATGCGGGTGATTTGCCTTTTGACCTGCCCCATCACCGAGAATCTGATATTGGTCAGGTGACTTTGGGCAAAGTAAAATACGCCCATGAAGTGGGAACTGCTTGTCACCTTCTTTCTGAAAGAGTGGCTAGGGTTGCCAGTGAGGGTAAATTCTGCCTTACGCTTGGCGGTGATCACAGCATTGCAATGGGTTCGATTAGTGGCGTGGTTAAGACGCGCCCGGATGTGTCGGTAGTGTGGGTGGATGCTCATGGCGATTTCAACACTCCCGAAAGCTCGCCTAGCGGTCACTTACATGGCATGCCGCTTGCCGCTTTAATGGGCAAAATTAATCCCGGTTCAATGCCCGGTTTTGATTGGCTAACGCAATTGCTCAAGCCCGACCATGTGACTCTTATCGGGGTGCGTTCGATTGACCCAGAAGAGCGGGTTTTGCTACGTGAATCCGGCATCAAGGTTTTTACTATGATGGAGGTTGATCGTTACGGTATCGGTAGGGTGATGGAAATGGCGCTGCACGCAATAAACCCAGACGGCAATCGCCCAATCCATCTTAGCCTCGATATAGACGCGCTTGACCCTTATATTGCCCCCAATACCGGCACTAAAGCGCGTGGTGGCTTGAATTACCGTGAGGCACACTATATCTGTGAGGCGTTGGCGGAAACGGGCGCATTAGTCTCTATGGATTTGGTAGAAATCAACCCGCGCTTGGGTTATCTTGAAGATAGGCACAATCTCGCGCAGGGTGGCACTACTTTGCAAGAGGATGCCACCGTTGAAATGGGCATAGAGTTGGTGGCTTCGGCGCTTGGCAAACGGATACTCTGA